CGCCGATGAGGAGTACGCCAGCATCGGAACGGAGAAGATCGCCCAGACCTACCGGGCCGACGCGGCCATCGTCTGTGAGCCCACCGGCCTCAATATCGGCGTCGTCCACAAGGGCTTCGCCTGGGTGCGGCTGGATGTCCAGGGCAAGGCGGCCCACGGGAGCGAGTTCGGGCAGGGCGTCGACGCCATCACCAAGACCGGCAAGTTCCTGGCCGCGATGGAGGCCCACGAAAAGCGGGTCCTGGCCAAGAAGGTGCACCCGAAGGTCGGGCGGCCCTCGGTTCACGCCTCGCTGATCAGCGGCGGCATCGAGCTCAGCACCTACCCCGACCACTGCCGGGTGGAGATTGAGCGCCGGACGATCCCCGGCGAGACCCGCCAGACCGTTGTCGACGAGATCGAAAAGCTAATCAGGCGGGTGGCCGCCAAGGATAAGGATTTCAAGGCCGAGGCCGAGGTCTTCTTCTACCGGTCGCCGATGGAGGCCTCGCCCGACGAGCCCATCGTCAAGTGCCTGCAGGAAGCCAGGCGGGCGGTGGTGGGGAGGCGGGCCCGCCTGGTCGGCTCGTTCGGCTGGCTCGACTCGGCCATCTTGAGTGAGGCCGGCATCCCGACGGTCATCTTCGGGGCCGGCGGGGAAGGGGCCCACGCCAAGACCGAGTGGGCTGACTTGCGGTCCTGCGTGGCGACGGCCAGGGTGCTGGCCGTGGCGGCGGTGGACTTCTGCGGGACCGCTTGAATGTGAGTCAAGAGTCTTTGGGAGGGCGCGACTTGATCGATATCGTTGAGGGTCTGGTTCGAGCATTGAAGAGTGGAGAAAAGGTCGCTCTGGCCACGGTCATCGGGGTCAAGGGTTCGGCCCCCAGGTCTCCGGGAGCGAG
Above is a genomic segment from Bacillota bacterium containing:
- a CDS encoding M20/M25/M40 family metallo-hydrolase yields the protein ADEEYASIGTEKIAQTYRADAAIVCEPTGLNIGVVHKGFAWVRLDVQGKAAHGSEFGQGVDAITKTGKFLAAMEAHEKRVLAKKVHPKVGRPSVHASLISGGIELSTYPDHCRVEIERRTIPGETRQTVVDEIEKLIRRVAAKDKDFKAEAEVFFYRSPMEASPDEPIVKCLQEARRAVVGRRARLVGSFGWLDSAILSEAGIPTVIFGAGGEGAHAKTEWADLRSCVATARVLAVAAVDFCGTA